The Glycine soja cultivar W05 chromosome 3, ASM419377v2, whole genome shotgun sequence genome window below encodes:
- the LOC114406324 gene encoding uncharacterized protein LOC114406324 has translation MEFEDRFRHQAQRPKYDCLLFDLDDTLYPLKSGLAKSCLQNIKDYMVEKLGIHPSKIDDLSNLLYKNYGTTMAGLRAIGYDFDYDEYHSFVHGRLPYENLKPDQVLRNLLLSLPYRKLIFTNADKVHAAKALNRLGLEDCFEGIICFETLNPIHKSIVSDDEDDIEFVGSRTTNPTTTCNGSGTSQIFDIIGHFAQLNPSAVLPKTPIVCKPSENAIELALNIANLNPQRTLFFEDSTRNIQAGKRVGLHTVLVGTSQRCKGADYALESIHNLREAVPELWEADIKSEAAYPGKLAVETSVTA, from the exons ATGGAGTTCGAGGACCGCTTCAGACACCAGGCTCAGAGACCAAAATATGACTGCCTTCTTTTTG ATTTAGATGACACTTTGTATCCCCTCAAATCTGGTCTTGCAAAATCATGTCTCCAAAATATTAAAG ACTACATGGTTGAGAAGCTTGGCATACACCCTAGCAAAATTGATGACTTGTCCAACCTCCTTTACAAGAATTATGGAACAACTATGGCTGGTCTAAGG GCAATTGGATATGACTTTGACTATGATGAATATCACAG TTTTGTTCATGGAAGATTACCTTATGAGAACCTAAAACCAGACCAAGTTCTGAGGAACCTGTTGCTGAGCCTACCCTATAGAAAACTT ATCTTCACAAACGCAGACAAAGTTCACGCGGCGAAGGCGCTTAACAGGCTTGGATTAGAAGACTGCTTTGAAGGAATCATATGCTTTGAGACCCTTAATCCCATCCACAAGAGCATTGTttctgatgatgaagatgacatTGAGTTTGTAGGTTCAAGAACCACCAATCCAACCACCACTTGTAATGGTTCAGGCACCTCTCAAATCTTTGACATCATAGGGCATTTTGCTCAGCTCAATCCCAGTGCAGTCTTGCCAAAGACACCAATTGTTTGCAAGCCATCAGAAAATGCCATTGAACTGGCCCTCAATATAGCCAATCTTAACCCACAGAGAACT TTGTTCTTCGAGGACAGTACCCGCAACATACAAGCTGGAAAACGTGTGGGGCTTCACACTGTGCTG GTTGGTACATCACAAAGATGTAAAGGTGCAGATTATGCTTTGGAAAGCATTCACAACCTTAGGGAGGCTGTGCCTGAACTATGGGAGGCTGATATAAAATCAGAAGCTGCATACCCTGGAAAGCTAGCTGTGGAGACATCAGTCACAGCTTGA
- the LOC114405048 gene encoding protein MAIN-LIKE 1-like — MVRTRGLGRSLGHVTGKGVGRGDRDDSDDAPQCQRPTASARRQRVLVTAAHDEPVVPALDVEADVFPDDPMAPADVEDTGANIPTDTGAQTAEDEHEGFSGGPSDPSVLTQYADHVACSVWKGEERPELKLSSHGKKVHSLGMPVPAIEGLVAGTGLSPLIACSVDTGDRGLLSSFVEKWHRETSSFHLPVGKLTIMLEDVSSLLHLPVVGDLHAFQPLHVDDAVQMLVDLLMVSTEAARTETGQCRGPYVCLQWVRDIYERRCQAGHWTVEAHAYLSHLLGCTHFANKSATNVHVVYLEALRDLSQTGMYAWGVTALVHMYNQLNDASISNSRQLDGYITLLQCWIYGHFPSIVESTADQDYDEDSPCACRWIATKKTVKNILTSVYRECLDRLRISDGLVAVYYRTKRVMRQFGYT, encoded by the exons ATGGTTAGGACCAGAGGATTAGGTCGTTCCTTAGGTCACGTTACTGGCAAGGGTGTGGGCCGAGGAGATCgtgatgattctgatgatgcTCCGCAGTGTCAACGGCCTACCGCATCCGCACGGAGGCAGCGAGTACTTGTGACTGCAGCTCACGATGAGCCAGTGGTCCCTGCGCTAGATGTAGAGGCTGACGTATTTCCGGATGACCCGATGGCACCAGCTGATGTAGAGGACACTGGGGCAAACATTCCTACAGACACAGGCGCGCAGACTGCTGAGGATGAGCATGAGGGATTTTCGGGTGGTCCAAGCGACCCATCCGTGCTGACCCAGTATGCGGATCACGTTGCTTGCAGCGTATGGAAGGGAGAG GAGCGTCCTGAGTTGAAGTTATCCTCTCACGGGAAGAAGGTCCATAGTTTAGGCATGCCTGTCCCTGCCATTGAGGGACTAGTTGCTGGGACAGGACTAAGTCCTCTGATCGCGTGTTCGGTAGACACTGGCGATCGGGGACTTTTGTCCTCGTTTGTCGAGAAGTGGCACCGGGAGACGTCTAGTTTCCATCTCCCTGTGGGAAAGCTGACGATCATGCTGGAAGACGTCTCCTCGCTTTTGCATCTGCCCGTGGTTGGCGACTTGCACGCGTTTCAGCCCTTGCACGTGGATGATGCAGTTCAGATGCTGGTGGACTTATTGATGGTCTCTACAGAGGCTGCCAGGACTGAGACAGGGCAGTGTCGTGGACCGTACGTATGCCTGCAATGGGTACGTGATATCTACGAGCGCCGATGCCAAGCAGGTCATTGGACAGTTGAGGCTCACGCATATCTTTCTCATCTTCTAGGTTGCACTcattttgctaacaagagtgcaaccaatgtgcatgttgtgtatttgGAGGCCCTTCGTGACCTCAGTCAGACCGGGATGTACGCTTGGGGAGTCACTGCTCTGGTGCATATGTACAACCAGCTGAACGATGCCTCTATCAGCAACAGTCGACAGCTTGACGGTTACATCACACTGCTGCAG TGCTGGATATATGGGCACTTTCCCTCAATCGTGGAGTCCACTGCTGATCAGGACTACGATGAGGATTCACCGTGTGCCTGTAGGTGGATTGCGACGAAGAAGACCGTGAAAAACATACTTACATCGGTGTACAGGGAGTGCTTGGACCGACTCCGGATTTCGGAT GGGCTTGTTGCTGTTTATTACCGAACAAAGAGGGTTATGCGGCAGTTTGGATACACCTAG